A portion of the Natronococcus sp. AD-5 genome contains these proteins:
- a CDS encoding helix-turn-helix domain-containing protein, with protein sequence MSVIVEFTLSTEDFVFGSTLATVEDMTIELEAIVPTADSIVPYFWTTGEDFKSFERHVLSDPNIKSITQLDRIDETALYRAEWIEDVNSPLNGLAETEAVVLEAMSTKEDWYFRARFLNHDLLGQFYNFCTENDISIHVERVYTLTEASRAGQIFELTPEQREAIVLAVQYGYFKVPRKTTLSEIADELGISQQAASKRVRRGADKVLRGALLTPSERL encoded by the coding sequence ATGAGCGTTATCGTTGAATTCACCCTCTCGACAGAGGATTTCGTCTTCGGATCGACACTCGCTACGGTTGAGGACATGACTATCGAACTCGAAGCTATTGTCCCAACGGCCGACTCTATCGTCCCGTACTTCTGGACGACTGGGGAGGATTTCAAATCGTTTGAACGACATGTTCTCTCGGATCCGAATATCAAAAGTATCACGCAACTTGACCGGATCGACGAGACGGCACTGTACCGCGCTGAATGGATTGAGGATGTGAACAGCCCTCTCAACGGACTTGCAGAGACCGAGGCCGTCGTTCTCGAAGCGATGTCCACAAAAGAGGATTGGTACTTCCGTGCACGCTTTCTCAACCACGATTTGCTCGGACAGTTCTACAACTTCTGCACTGAAAATGACATTTCAATACATGTTGAACGCGTCTACACACTCACAGAGGCCTCGCGGGCCGGACAGATCTTCGAACTTACACCCGAACAGCGCGAAGCAATCGTTCTCGCCGTCCAATACGGTTACTTCAAAGTCCCGCGAAAAACTACTCTTTCGGAGATCGCCGACGAGTTAGGTATCTCCCAACAGGCTGCCTCCAAGCGCGTCCGGCGGGGTGCTGACAAGGTACTTCGGGGCGCCTTGCTCACTCCAAGCGAACGTTTGTAA
- a CDS encoding DUF7344 domain-containing protein has protein sequence MGPIANIGTFESVCNLLSHPTRRALLHMLWEIETPTTVETVACALVDADGSQSDGAEQTEEIKQLEIALYHVHLPKMADVGVINYDPRTGTIRTNDTTYIAYNVLDHVLSENDF, from the coding sequence ATGGGTCCCATTGCTAACATCGGTACATTTGAAAGTGTATGCAATTTATTATCACATCCGACGCGACGGGCGCTCTTGCATATGCTCTGGGAGATCGAGACACCAACGACGGTCGAGACCGTAGCTTGCGCTCTCGTTGATGCCGATGGGAGCCAATCAGATGGAGCCGAACAGACAGAGGAAATAAAACAACTCGAGATAGCATTATACCACGTTCACCTACCGAAGATGGCGGACGTAGGTGTGATCAACTACGATCCCAGAACGGGGACGATCAGAACAAACGACACCACCTATATCGCCTACAACGTGTTAGACCACGTCCTAAGTGAGAACGATTTTTGA
- a CDS encoding thymidylate synthase family protein produces the protein MVPSEITPYISAPDVGAAYTALLKSRLHGLFPHDYHVVHISEPVSSTDYTDFSLERTNWAEIVNAGEALSRFENFEFTDGSTGRYWVQDRIEELFKGLYASRLTEPRNQPQLIADRLKQGNHGQTTNALVAQSFQLEPDLEKATDGKPLEPNIPCLTQLQFKPRRNRLHLYATFRSQYVDTKCYGNLISLALLHAEMCRQTEYEPGYILETANNSIFRNDGDARRLYSVLSDGQTS, from the coding sequence ATGGTACCGTCCGAGATAACACCATACATCAGCGCGCCCGATGTCGGGGCAGCATATACCGCACTCCTCAAGTCTCGACTTCACGGGCTCTTCCCGCACGACTATCACGTCGTCCATATCTCTGAGCCTGTATCCTCGACCGACTACACCGATTTCTCACTGGAACGCACCAACTGGGCCGAGATCGTCAACGCAGGAGAGGCCCTCAGCCGCTTCGAGAACTTCGAGTTTACCGACGGTAGTACGGGCCGCTACTGGGTGCAAGACCGTATCGAGGAGTTATTCAAGGGTCTGTACGCTTCCAGACTAACGGAGCCGCGTAACCAACCTCAACTAATCGCTGATCGTCTCAAACAAGGTAACCACGGGCAGACCACAAACGCACTCGTTGCGCAGTCCTTCCAGCTCGAACCGGATCTCGAGAAGGCGACCGACGGCAAGCCACTCGAACCCAACATCCCGTGTCTGACGCAGCTCCAGTTCAAACCCCGACGAAATAGACTGCATCTCTACGCGACGTTCCGCAGCCAGTATGTCGATACGAAGTGCTATGGGAATCTCATCAGTCTTGCGCTGCTGCATGCAGAGATGTGCCGACAGACGGAATACGAACCAGGATATATACTGGAGACTGCGAATAACTCGATCTTCCGGAATGATGGGGATGCTCGACGTCTATATTCGGTGCTCTCGGATGGACAGACGAGTTGA
- the azf gene encoding NAD-dependent glucose-6-phosphate dehydrogenase Azf — translation MAQSVLLTGAAGRVGQAILSDLADEHEWRLMDRDPPTDDQPGEFVVGDITDDETMREAMEGIDVVIHLAGDPRPEAPWDSVLTNNIDGTQTVFEAAADRDVEKVVFASSNHAVGAYETEERTPDMYRPHDDYLLDGTELPRPGNLYGVSKAAGESLGRYYHDEYGLSVVCVRIGNLTKGHPPIDYERGQAMWLSYRDCAHLFDRCIRANYEYEIVYGISDNDRKYYSIDRAREVLDYEPRDNSADHDVG, via the coding sequence ATGGCACAGTCAGTCCTGCTGACGGGGGCTGCGGGGCGAGTCGGACAGGCCATCCTCAGCGACCTCGCCGACGAGCACGAGTGGCGTCTGATGGACCGCGACCCGCCGACGGACGACCAGCCGGGCGAGTTCGTCGTCGGGGACATCACCGACGACGAGACGATGCGCGAGGCGATGGAGGGGATCGACGTCGTGATCCACCTCGCGGGCGACCCGCGTCCGGAAGCACCGTGGGATAGCGTCCTGACGAACAACATCGACGGCACCCAGACCGTTTTCGAGGCCGCCGCCGACAGGGACGTCGAGAAGGTCGTCTTCGCCTCCTCGAACCACGCCGTCGGCGCCTACGAAACCGAGGAACGAACCCCCGACATGTACCGCCCCCACGACGACTACCTCCTCGACGGGACGGAACTCCCCCGTCCGGGCAACCTCTACGGCGTCTCGAAGGCCGCCGGCGAATCCCTCGGCCGGTACTATCACGACGAATACGGGCTCTCGGTCGTCTGCGTCCGCATCGGTAACCTCACGAAGGGACACCCGCCGATCGATTACGAGCGCGGCCAGGCGATGTGGCTCTCCTACCGGGACTGCGCGCACCTGTTCGACCGCTGTATCCGCGCCAACTACGAGTACGAGATCGTCTACGGCATCTCCGATAACGACCGCAAGTACTACTCGATCGACCGCGCCCGCGAGGTCCTCGACTACGAGCCCCGGGACAACTCCGCGGACCACGACGTCGGGTAG
- a CDS encoding dihydroneopterin aldolase family protein, which produces MSDSTPTDAEAACFEAGIKFGSLYHQFAGTPLSLESASSLESAIEEAIENQPHCAAVTVEIRRDELEAELAESTADYTELTGRFLEVEIAVDYAGCEVVTRMEMEDGYPLMRLESVRDAA; this is translated from the coding sequence ATGTCCGATTCGACGCCCACCGACGCGGAGGCCGCCTGCTTCGAGGCCGGCATCAAGTTCGGTTCGCTGTACCACCAGTTCGCCGGCACGCCGCTCTCGCTCGAGAGCGCGTCCAGCCTCGAGTCGGCCATCGAGGAGGCGATCGAGAACCAGCCCCACTGCGCCGCGGTGACCGTCGAGATTCGGCGGGACGAACTCGAGGCCGAACTCGCCGAGTCGACCGCCGACTACACCGAACTGACGGGCCGCTTTCTCGAGGTCGAGATCGCCGTCGACTACGCGGGTTGCGAGGTCGTCACCCGCATGGAAATGGAAGACGGCTACCCGTTGATGCGACTCGAGTCGGTCCGCGACGCCGCGTGA
- a CDS encoding DUF5790 family protein, giving the protein MSQATLGDDDELFGEAASEMREDVESSLEEAWNALPEADDVWETDAENVLGVLNALKSALDAGDAEEHLRDAKKWYTMGQRADAFEDADDLEAEIESLEEAIADISEAGEQVGDLTATIPSLRGTLEDAGPADEDDETAAADEDDDEIDEAASEDEEAEAEE; this is encoded by the coding sequence ATGAGTCAAGCGACGCTCGGCGACGACGACGAACTGTTCGGCGAAGCGGCCAGCGAGATGCGCGAGGACGTCGAATCCTCGCTCGAAGAGGCCTGGAACGCCCTTCCCGAGGCCGACGACGTCTGGGAGACCGACGCCGAGAACGTGCTCGGCGTGCTCAACGCCCTCAAGTCCGCGCTCGACGCCGGCGACGCCGAGGAACACCTCCGCGACGCCAAGAAGTGGTACACGATGGGGCAGCGCGCGGACGCCTTCGAGGACGCCGACGACCTCGAGGCGGAGATCGAATCCCTCGAGGAGGCCATCGCGGACATTTCCGAGGCCGGCGAGCAGGTCGGCGACCTCACCGCGACGATTCCGTCGCTTCGCGGGACGCTCGAGGACGCCGGGCCCGCGGACGAGGACGACGAAACCGCTGCGGCCGACGAGGATGACGACGAAATCGACGAGGCGGCGTCGGAGGACGAAGAAGCTGAAGCCGAGGAGTGA
- a CDS encoding creatininase family protein, with protein sequence MHLSEATWTDVRDLETDLAVVPVGSTEQHGPHAPLGTDVLTAEAVADAALEEFDRDVVRAPAIPVGIAEEHRQFPGTMWVTEDTFRSYVRESVESLAHHGFDRVVLVNGHGGNVDALREVGGRLTRSGEAYAVPFTWFQAVGEHSSDMGHGGPLETAMLRRVDPDLVREDRLEDARAGAADGWGEWVSYANLAYDSAEFTDNGVVGDPADGDERRGEELLELAAAALGRLLEAVADQDVSRPERR encoded by the coding sequence ATGCACCTCTCGGAGGCAACGTGGACGGACGTGCGGGACCTCGAGACGGACCTCGCGGTCGTTCCCGTCGGCAGCACCGAACAGCACGGTCCCCACGCCCCGCTCGGGACCGACGTGCTCACCGCCGAGGCGGTGGCCGACGCGGCGCTCGAGGAGTTCGATCGCGACGTCGTCCGAGCGCCCGCGATTCCGGTCGGCATCGCCGAGGAGCACCGCCAGTTTCCCGGGACGATGTGGGTCACCGAGGACACCTTCCGGAGCTACGTCCGGGAATCGGTCGAGAGCCTCGCCCACCACGGCTTCGACCGCGTCGTGCTCGTCAACGGCCACGGCGGCAACGTCGACGCGCTGCGAGAGGTCGGCGGCCGACTGACGCGAAGCGGCGAGGCGTACGCCGTCCCGTTCACCTGGTTCCAGGCCGTCGGCGAGCACTCGAGCGACATGGGCCACGGCGGCCCCCTCGAGACGGCGATGCTTCGACGCGTCGATCCCGACCTCGTCCGCGAGGACCGACTCGAGGACGCGAGAGCGGGCGCCGCGGACGGCTGGGGCGAGTGGGTCAGCTACGCGAACCTGGCGTACGATTCGGCGGAGTTCACCGACAACGGGGTCGTCGGCGATCCGGCCGACGGCGACGAACGGCGGGGAGAAGAGCTACTCGAGCTGGCGGCAGCGGCGTTAGGTCGACTCCTCGAGGCCGTCGCCGACCAGGACGTCTCCCGGCCCGAACGGCGGTAG
- a CDS encoding DUF5789 family protein, with protein sequence MSNDNRELGVELGDLGDKLENHEYPATQDELFDEYGDEEVEMGEETMTFEELIGPLNEDEYESYGEVEQAIMNMVSDEAIGRKNYSDRTPPATGEDRQDEGAPDQENQREQESF encoded by the coding sequence ATGAGCAACGACAACCGCGAACTCGGCGTCGAACTCGGCGACCTGGGCGACAAACTCGAGAATCACGAGTACCCGGCGACCCAGGACGAACTGTTCGACGAGTACGGTGACGAGGAGGTCGAGATGGGCGAGGAGACGATGACGTTCGAGGAACTTATCGGCCCGCTCAACGAAGACGAGTACGAGTCTTACGGCGAGGTCGAGCAGGCCATCATGAACATGGTCAGCGACGAGGCCATCGGCCGAAAGAATTACAGCGACCGTACACCGCCCGCGACGGGCGAAGACAGGCAGGACGAGGGCGCGCCGGATCAGGAGAACCAGCGCGAACAGGAGTCGTTCTAA
- a CDS encoding ABC transporter ATP-binding protein, translating to MNSVDWEEDDPFEEQRENIDSPMKRLIFEYGRPYWFSVTAGITGSVLARLLDLVPPILLGVAIDAIFLQERAFSIQFVPDPWLPTDQTEQFVFTVLIIALSFLIGAAFHWVRNWGFNSFAQDIQHDVRTDTYDKMQRLDMEFFADKQTGEMMSILSNDVNQLERFLNDGLNSAFRLGVMVIGVGGVLFTINPQLALVSVAPVPLIAAFTYVFVKKIQPKYAAVRSSVGKVNSRLENNLGGIQVIKASNTEEYESDRVDDVSRKYFDTNWGAINLRIKFFPGLQLISGIGFVLTFLVGGYWVFQGAPGPFTGTLDVGQFATFILLTQQLVWPMAQFGQVINMYQRAEASSERIFGLMDETGRIEEDAGADPLEVADGRVEYEDVTFGYTDDEVIIDGVSFDVPGGETVAIVGPTGAGKSTVLKLLLRMHDVDGGEIRIDDRDIRDVSLPSLRRSMGYVGQDSFLFYGTVEENVTYGTFEASREEIVDAAKAAEAHDFIRNLPDGYDTMVGERGVKLSGGQRQRIAIARAVLKDPHILILDEATSDVDTETEMLIQRSIDDLTEERTTFAIAHRLSTIKDADQILVLEDGRIVERGTHEDLLANDGLYAHLWGVQAGEIDELPQEFIERAQRRQARTEVDAGDD from the coding sequence ATGAATAGCGTCGACTGGGAAGAGGACGATCCCTTCGAAGAACAACGGGAAAACATCGACAGCCCGATGAAGCGGCTGATCTTCGAATACGGTCGTCCCTACTGGTTTTCGGTGACCGCCGGCATCACCGGCAGCGTACTGGCGCGACTGCTCGATCTCGTTCCACCGATCTTGCTCGGCGTGGCGATCGACGCGATCTTCCTCCAAGAACGAGCGTTTAGCATCCAGTTCGTTCCGGATCCCTGGCTCCCGACGGACCAGACCGAACAGTTCGTGTTCACCGTCCTCATTATCGCACTGTCGTTTCTTATCGGAGCGGCGTTTCACTGGGTTCGTAACTGGGGGTTCAACTCGTTCGCACAGGACATCCAACACGACGTGCGTACCGACACCTACGACAAGATGCAGCGGCTGGACATGGAGTTCTTCGCCGACAAGCAGACCGGCGAGATGATGTCCATTCTCTCGAACGACGTCAACCAACTCGAGCGGTTCCTCAACGACGGACTGAACTCCGCGTTCCGGCTCGGCGTGATGGTGATCGGCGTCGGCGGGGTTCTCTTTACGATCAACCCGCAGCTCGCACTCGTCTCGGTCGCACCGGTGCCGCTGATCGCCGCGTTCACCTACGTCTTCGTCAAAAAGATCCAGCCGAAGTACGCTGCCGTCCGTTCCTCGGTCGGGAAGGTCAACTCTCGACTCGAGAACAACCTCGGCGGCATCCAGGTGATCAAGGCGAGCAACACCGAGGAGTACGAGTCCGACCGCGTCGACGACGTCTCCCGGAAGTACTTCGACACCAACTGGGGGGCGATCAACCTCCGGATCAAGTTCTTTCCCGGCCTGCAGCTGATCTCGGGGATCGGATTCGTGCTCACCTTCCTCGTAGGGGGCTACTGGGTGTTCCAGGGTGCTCCCGGCCCGTTCACCGGGACGCTCGATGTCGGCCAGTTCGCGACGTTCATCCTCCTGACCCAGCAGCTCGTGTGGCCCATGGCCCAGTTCGGGCAAGTGATCAATATGTACCAGCGTGCGGAGGCCTCGAGCGAGCGGATCTTCGGTCTGATGGACGAGACGGGGCGCATCGAGGAGGATGCCGGCGCCGACCCGCTCGAAGTCGCGGACGGCCGCGTCGAGTACGAGGACGTCACCTTCGGCTACACCGACGACGAGGTCATCATCGACGGCGTCTCCTTCGACGTGCCGGGCGGCGAGACGGTCGCGATCGTGGGGCCAACCGGGGCGGGAAAGTCGACGGTGCTCAAGCTGCTGCTCCGGATGCACGACGTCGACGGGGGCGAGATCCGGATCGACGATCGAGATATTCGCGACGTCTCGCTGCCGAGTCTGCGCCGTTCGATGGGGTACGTCGGCCAGGACTCGTTCCTCTTCTACGGCACCGTCGAGGAGAACGTTACCTACGGCACCTTCGAAGCGAGCCGCGAGGAGATCGTCGACGCCGCCAAGGCGGCGGAGGCCCACGACTTCATCCGGAACCTCCCCGACGGCTACGACACCATGGTCGGTGAACGCGGCGTCAAGCTTTCCGGCGGCCAGCGCCAGCGGATCGCCATCGCTCGCGCGGTGCTCAAAGACCCTCATATCCTGATTCTGGACGAGGCAACCAGCGACGTCGACACCGAGACCGAGATGCTCATCCAGCGCTCGATCGACGACCTGACCGAAGAGCGGACCACGTTCGCCATCGCCCACCGCCTCTCGACGATCAAGGACGCCGATCAGATCCTCGTCCTCGAGGACGGCCGGATCGTCGAGCGCGGTACCCACGAGGACCTGCTGGCGAACGACGGCCTCTACGCCCACCTCTGGGGCGTTCAGGCCGGAGAGATCGACGAACTACCGCAAGAATTTATCGAGCGGGCCCAGCGTCGTCAGGCTCGAACCGAAGTCGACGCCGGCGACGATTAG
- a CDS encoding DUF192 domain-containing protein — translation MVLERVRNGLLVVAAVAVVGMLLVQLGVVAAPWSEERTEVRILDDDGEPKAVVDAEVADTPGERYTGLSDHDSLESGEAMLFVHGGEDERTYVMRNMDFGIDIIFIGADREITTIHHAPEPGPDDDGNEREYSGEAQWVLEVPLGYANETDVEPGDEVEIDLEDDE, via the coding sequence ATGGTCCTCGAGCGGGTCCGGAACGGGCTGCTCGTCGTCGCCGCCGTCGCCGTCGTCGGAATGCTCCTCGTCCAGCTGGGCGTCGTGGCGGCGCCCTGGAGCGAAGAGCGGACCGAAGTCCGGATCCTCGACGACGACGGCGAACCGAAAGCCGTCGTCGACGCCGAGGTCGCGGATACCCCCGGCGAGCGATACACCGGGTTGAGCGATCACGATTCCCTCGAGTCGGGCGAAGCAATGCTGTTCGTTCACGGCGGCGAGGACGAGCGAACGTACGTTATGCGAAACATGGACTTCGGCATCGACATCATCTTCATCGGCGCCGACCGCGAGATTACGACGATCCACCACGCTCCCGAACCCGGGCCCGACGATGACGGCAACGAACGGGAGTACTCGGGCGAGGCGCAGTGGGTACTCGAGGTGCCCCTCGGCTACGCGAACGAAACCGACGTCGAGCCGGGTGACGAGGTCGAGATCGACCTCGAGGACGACGAATAA
- a CDS encoding DUF7344 domain-containing protein, giving the protein MAALGSDQDAQELSADTILELLANRRRRYLLYALRGREGPIELSRVAEQVAGWEHDVPPDEVAKNEYKSVYVSSVQCHVPKLADAGVVDHDEENHTVVLSDNFRQLEPYLRIVVKDEPENSTLHAALEAESEGGLIGQIRENVARLKH; this is encoded by the coding sequence ATGGCAGCACTTGGCTCGGATCAAGATGCGCAGGAGCTCTCGGCCGACACGATCCTCGAGCTGTTGGCGAACCGTCGCCGGCGGTATCTCCTGTACGCGCTTCGGGGCCGAGAAGGGCCGATCGAGCTCTCGAGGGTTGCCGAACAGGTCGCCGGCTGGGAACACGACGTTCCGCCCGACGAGGTCGCGAAAAACGAATACAAGAGCGTTTACGTCTCGTCGGTGCAGTGTCACGTCCCGAAACTGGCCGACGCGGGCGTCGTCGACCACGACGAGGAGAATCACACCGTCGTCCTGTCGGATAACTTTAGACAACTCGAGCCGTATCTCCGCATCGTCGTCAAGGACGAACCGGAGAACTCGACGCTCCACGCCGCGCTCGAGGCCGAATCCGAGGGTGGACTCATCGGACAGATTCGAGAGAACGTCGCCAGGCTCAAGCACTGA
- a CDS encoding pyridoxal-phosphate dependent enzyme — protein sequence MVTVELVCSSCGRTYADRWRCECGGVLDFAEQPLPSTDQPDPAKFDTRDGLWSFDMFIPVEKGPSLGEGMTPLVSSSAWDAQFKLEYVSPTGSFKDRGATTTISHALACGAERVVEDSSGNAGAAIATYAARAGLEAEIYVPAEVKEGKLRAIERTGATPVRIEGGRQAVTDACIEAVESGDAWYASHSWSPAFFAGTATFAYEVALQRDWDVPDAIVMPLGHGTLFLGVYRGFKALSEAGWIDSVPRLLGAQAAGYAPIASELNAVPESENDVADGIQIREPTRKQQLLNAIAETDGDAIAITEDDVQTELDRLHSHGFYVEPTSAIAPAALAAYQERGTLEPDADVVMPLTGHGLKT from the coding sequence ATGGTTACCGTGGAACTCGTCTGTTCTTCGTGTGGGCGGACGTATGCCGACCGATGGCGGTGTGAATGCGGTGGTGTACTCGATTTTGCTGAGCAACCGCTTCCGTCAACCGACCAGCCAGACCCGGCTAAGTTTGATACGCGGGATGGACTCTGGTCGTTCGATATGTTCATTCCCGTCGAGAAGGGGCCCTCTCTCGGCGAAGGAATGACGCCGCTGGTTTCGTCATCGGCGTGGGATGCGCAGTTTAAACTGGAATACGTCTCGCCAACGGGTAGCTTCAAGGACCGGGGTGCAACCACTACGATTAGCCACGCACTTGCGTGTGGCGCAGAACGGGTCGTCGAAGATTCATCAGGGAATGCAGGTGCCGCCATCGCAACCTACGCGGCCCGCGCTGGACTTGAGGCGGAGATTTACGTTCCAGCTGAGGTAAAAGAAGGGAAGCTCCGAGCCATCGAACGGACCGGTGCAACGCCTGTTCGAATCGAAGGCGGACGCCAAGCCGTGACCGATGCCTGCATCGAGGCTGTTGAATCGGGCGATGCGTGGTACGCAAGTCATTCGTGGAGTCCAGCGTTCTTTGCAGGGACGGCGACGTTCGCGTATGAAGTCGCACTCCAACGTGATTGGGACGTCCCTGATGCGATTGTGATGCCGCTCGGCCATGGAACTCTGTTCTTAGGCGTGTACCGTGGATTCAAAGCGTTGTCTGAAGCGGGGTGGATTGATTCAGTTCCACGTCTGCTCGGAGCGCAGGCCGCAGGATATGCCCCGATTGCGAGCGAACTCAACGCGGTTCCCGAGAGTGAGAACGATGTCGCAGATGGCATCCAGATACGGGAGCCGACACGAAAACAACAACTCCTGAACGCGATTGCTGAAACCGATGGGGATGCGATTGCGATTACGGAAGATGATGTGCAAACGGAGTTAGACCGACTCCACTCACACGGGTTCTACGTGGAACCGACCTCAGCGATTGCGCCTGCGGCACTTGCGGCGTATCAAGAACGTGGAACGCTTGAGCCAGATGCAGACGTGGTGATGCCACTCACAGGGCATGGATTGAAAACGTAA